cataatggacaacaatgagcttcttattctatttcctgatttaagacatggatggtttgatccgaaaatttaaaaacccatggaacatattagcatgaacactttgaacaccattgttgctaatgatatggaaaattctaagcttggggaagctggttttgatgagcatgatctttttagtcccccaagcattgaggagaaaatttactttgatgatactttgcctcctatatttgatgatgagagtaataatgatagctactttgttgaatttgctcccactacaactactaaaattgattatgcttatgttgggagtagtaataattttatgcatgagactcatgataagaatgctttatgtgatagtcatattgttgagtttgctcatgatactactggaaattattatgagagaggaaaatatggtggtagaaattttcatgttactaaaacacctctctatatgcttaaaattttgaagttgagcttgtctagttttcctatacctgttgcattatgcctacataacctgtttatttacaagattcctatgcataggaagcatgttaggcttaaatgtgttttgaatttgcctcttgatgctctcttttgcttcaaatactatttcttgcgagtgcatcattaaaactgctgagcccatcttaatggctataaagaaagcacttcttgggagataacccatgtgtttattttactacagtattttgttttatatttgtgtcttggaagttgttactactgtagcaacctatccttatcttattttattgcattgttgtgccaagtaaagtctttgatagtaaggttcatactagatttggattactgcgcagaaacagatttctttgctgtcacgaatctgggcctaattctctgtaggtaattcagaaaattattccaatttacgtgagtgatcctcagatatgtacgcaactttcattcagtttgagcattttcatttgagcaagtctggtgcctctttaaaattcgtctttacggactgttctgttttgacagattctgccttttatttcgcattgcttcttttgctatgttggatgaatttctttgttccattaacttccagtagctttgggcaaagtccagaagtgttaagaatgattgtgtcacctctgaacatgtgagtttttgattatgcactaaccctctaatgagttgttttgagtttggtgtggaggaagttttcaagggtcaagagaggaggatgatacaatatgatcaagaagagtgaaagctctaagcttggggatgccccggtggttcatccctgcatatttcaagaagactcaagcatctaagcttggggatgcccaaggcatccccttcttcatcgacaaattatcaggttccttctcttgaaactatatttttattcgcccacatcttatgtactttgcttggagcgtctgtgtgtttttgtttttgtttgaataaatgcttgtgtgggagagagacacgctccgctgttgcatatggacaaatatgtccttaggctttactcataatattcatggcgaagtttcttcttcgttaaattgttatatggctggaattggaaaatgatacatgtagtaattgctataatgtcttggataatgtgatacttggaaattgttgtgctcatgtttaagctcttgcatcatatactttgcacccattaatgaagaaatacatagagcatgctaaaatttggtttgcataattggtctctctaaggtctagataatttctagtaaagagtttgaacaacaaggaagacggtgtagagtcttataatatttacaatatgtcttttatgtgagttttgctgcaccggttcatccttgtgtttgtttcaaatagccttgctagcctaagccttgtatcgagagggaatacttctcatgcatccaaaatccttgagccaaccactatgccatttgtgtccaccatacctacctactacatggtatttctccgccattccaaagtaaatttcttgagtgctacctttaaatttccattcttcacctttgcaatatatagctcatgggacaaatagcctaaaaactattgtggtattgaatatgtacttatgcactttatctcttattaagttgcttgttgtgcgataaccatgttcctggggacgccatcagctactctttgttgaatatcatgtgagttgctatgcatgttcgtcttgtctgaagtaagggagatttaccgctagaatggttagagcattgcataatgttagagaagaacattgggccgctaactaaagccatgatccatggtggaagtttcagttttggacaaatatcctcaatctcatatgagaaaattaattgttgctacatgcttattcatataagaggagtccattatctgttgtctatgttgtctcggtatggatgtctaagttgagaataatcaatagcgagaaatccgatgcgagctttctccttagacctttgtacatgcggcatagaggtaccccattgtgacacttggttaaaacatatgcattgcgatgataatccaggtaatccgagctaattaggacaaggtgcgggcactattagtatactatgcatgaggcttgcaacttgtaagatataatttacataacacatatgctttattactaccattgacaaaattgtttcttgttttcaaaaccaaagctctagcacaaatatagcaatcgatgcttccctcattgaagggcctttcttctacttttatgttgagtcagttcacctatctctctccatctcaagaagcaaacacttgtgtgaactatgcattgattcctacatacttgcatattgcacttgttatattactttacattgacaaatatccatgagatacacatggtacaagttgaaagcaaccgctgaaacttaatcttcctttgtgttgtttcaatacctttactttgaattattgctttatgagttaactcttatgcaagacttattgatgcttgtcttgaagtactattcatgaaaagtctttgctttatgattcagttgtttactcatgtcatttaccattgtttggatcactgcattcattacatatgcttacaatagtatgatcaaggttatgatggcatgtcactccagaaattatctttgttatcgtttacctgctcgggacgagcaggaactaagcttggggatgctgatacgtctccgacgtatcgataatttcttatgttccatgccacattattgatgatatctacatgttttatgcatactttatgtcattattacgcgttttccggaactaacctattgacgagatgccgaagggccagttgctgttttctgctgtttttggtttcagaaatcctagtaaggaaatattctcggaatcggacgaaatcaacgcccatcatcttagaatccccggaagcatccagaacacccgagagaggccagaggggggccacaggcccaccagatggtaggccggcgcggcctctgggtggcccgcgcccccctagcgtgtcgtcacctcgttgaccttctgacgctgcctcttcgcctataagaagcccctcgacctaaaacctcgatacgaaaaaagccacggtacgagaaaccatccagagccgcagccatcgcgaagccaatatctgggggacaggagtctctgttccggcacgccgccgggacggggaagtgcccccggaaggcttctccatcgacaccaccgccatcttcatcaccgctgctgtctcccatgaggagggagtagttctccatcgaggctcggggctgtaccggtagctatgtggttcatctctctcctatgtacttcaatacaataatctcatgagctgccttacatgattgagattcatatgatgatgcttgtaatctagatgtcattgtgctaatcaagtggattttactaatgtgatctccggagactccttgtcccacgtgtgtaaaggtgacagtgtgtgcaccgtgtgggtctcttaggctatatttcacagaatacttattcactgttatgaatggcatagtgaagtgcttatttatatctccttatgattgcaatgtgttttgtatcacaatttatctatgtgctactctagtgatgttattaaagtagtttattcctcctgcacggtgtaatggtgacagtgtgtgcatcgtgtagtacttggcgtaggctatgattgtgatctcttgtagattatgaagttaactattgctatgatggtattgatgtgatctatgcctcctttcgtagcgtgaaggtgacagtgtgcatgctatgttagtacttggtttggttgtgttgatctgtcatgcactctaaggttatttaaatatgaacatcgaatattgtggagcttgttaactccggcattgagggttcgtgtaatcctacacagttagtggtgttcatcatccaacaagagggtgtagagtatagcatctatctatttattctgttatgtgatcaatgttgagagtgtccactagtgaaagtatgatccctaggccttgttcctaaatactgctatcgctgcttgtttcttgttctctTGCATCTGTctttgtccgcaatattaccaccatcaactacacgccagcaagcacttttctggcgctgttgctactgctcatacttatttataccacctgtatttcactatctctttgccgaactagtgcacctattaggtgtgttggggacacaagagacttcttgctttgtggttgcagggttgcatgagagggatatctttgacctcttcctccctgagttcgataaaccttgggtgatccacttaagggaaacttgctgctgttctacaaacctcttctcttggaggcccaacactgtctacaagaatagaagctcccgtagacatcaggtacATCTAACACAGGTTTTGAAAGGGTGCATGGGGGCTTTGGCTATGGCATCAGGAACCGAGAAGGAGAAGATGTCCTGAGCTTCGCTATAGCCTATGACATGGTCGTAGCTAACACCCTCTTTAGGAAGAGAGAATCCCATCTAGTGACGTTCAGTAGTGGTCTACACTCTAGCCAGATTGATTTTGTCCTCTCTAGAAGAGAAGACAGACGAGCCTGCATTGATTGTAAGGTGATACCTGGAGAGAGTGTTGTCCCTCAACATAAGCTGGTGGTTGCTGACTTTCGCTTTAGGATCCGTGTCCAGCGGGGTAAGCGCGCCAAAGTCGCTAGAACGAAGTGGTGGAAGCTCAAGGGTGAGGCATCCCAGGCTTTCAGGGAGAGGGTTATTAAGGAGGGCCCTTGGGAGGAAGGAGGCGATGCAAACATGATGTGGACGAGTATGGTGACCTGCTTGCGGAAGGTCGCTGTAGAGGAGCTTGGGGTGACTAAGGGAAGTAGAAGGGAAGCTAAGGATACCTGGTGGTGGAACGATGAGGTCCAGAAGGTTATTAGggagaaaaaggactgtttcagaTGCCTATATCTGGACAGGAGTGCAGCTAACATGGAGAAGTACAAGGTGGCGAAGAAGGCTGCAAAGCGGGCGGTGAGTGAAGCAAGGGTCGGGCGTATGAGGACCTCTACCAACGTTTAAACACGAAGGAAGGCGAAAGGGACATCTATAAGATGGCCAAGTTTAGGGAGAGGAAGACGAGGGATGTCAACGAAGTCAAATGCATCAAGGACGGAGATGATCAGCTTCTTGTGA
This Lolium perenne isolate Kyuss_39 chromosome 1, Kyuss_2.0, whole genome shotgun sequence DNA region includes the following protein-coding sequences:
- the LOC139832771 gene encoding uncharacterized protein, which gives rise to MVVANTLFRKRESHLVTFSSGLHSSQIDFVLSRREDRRACIDCKVIPGESVVPQHKLVVADFRFRIRVQRGKRAKVARTKWWKLKGEASQAFRERVIKEGPWEEGGDANMMWTSMVTCLRKVAVEELGVTKGSRREAKDTWWWNDEVQKVIREKKDCFRCLYLDRSAANMEKYKVAKKAAKRAVSEARVGRMRTSTNV